A part of Terriglobia bacterium genomic DNA contains:
- a CDS encoding DNA polymerase Y family protein gives MPFAAIYVPDFPVEALVRAEPELREHAVAVVEGAPPLVHVVAVNETAAQAGVEPGMTKLQAESMVDVRCLCGAGALARESIRQRSAEREAAAHAALLDCACGFSPRVEDAAADTVVLDVAGLERIFGPPAKLAHDITRRCSELGLEANVAVASNPDTAVLAARGFAGVTVIAEGREAERLGELSVAVLLAADWGSRVASSELQVASNDNSEIANRQSEILDTLERWGVRNLRALAALPEVAVTERLGQQGLRLQKLARGQARRPLVVAEPPLRFEEAAELEYPVDLMEPLAFLLNRMIEQLCARLAARALATNEIRLRLELESERNCGTVELRNCGIEDNAESNSAIPQFGNSTIHERTLRLPVPMLDAKVFLKLLQLDLQAHPPPAPVTKIWLQAEPAEPRRAQNGLFVPQAPEAEKLSVTLARMERVVGTSTVPSTALGAGSGRRSTAGGRSPGIGGQERRVGSPEILDTHRPDGFRMRKFVVPSTVDRRPSTTTQHSKSPPITALRVFRPPLAAVVTLRDGRPAQLASPDRPAMRGDVVWCAGPWRSSGEWWTEQVWSRAEWDVAVRNEEGVVLYRIFRDEIGDKWLVEGSYD, from the coding sequence ATGCCTTTCGCCGCCATCTACGTGCCGGATTTTCCCGTCGAGGCCCTAGTGCGCGCCGAGCCGGAACTGCGCGAGCACGCCGTCGCGGTGGTGGAAGGCGCGCCGCCGCTGGTGCACGTCGTCGCGGTGAATGAAACCGCGGCGCAAGCAGGGGTTGAGCCGGGCATGACGAAGCTGCAGGCGGAGTCGATGGTCGACGTTCGTTGCTTGTGTGGCGCGGGCGCCCTCGCCCGCGAATCGATTCGCCAGAGATCCGCGGAGCGCGAGGCGGCGGCGCATGCCGCCTTGCTGGATTGCGCCTGCGGATTTTCGCCGCGCGTGGAAGATGCCGCGGCCGACACGGTGGTGCTGGATGTGGCCGGACTGGAACGCATCTTCGGGCCGCCGGCGAAGCTGGCGCACGACATCACCCGGCGCTGCTCGGAACTGGGGCTGGAAGCCAATGTCGCGGTCGCGTCCAACCCGGACACGGCTGTGCTGGCGGCGCGCGGCTTTGCCGGCGTGACGGTTATCGCCGAAGGAAGAGAGGCGGAGCGGCTGGGCGAACTTTCGGTGGCAGTGCTGCTCGCGGCGGACTGGGGATCACGAGTTGCGAGTTCCGAGTTGCAAGTTGCGAGTAACGACAACTCGGAAATCGCAAACCGCCAATCAGAAATTCTGGACACGCTGGAGCGCTGGGGCGTGCGCAACCTGCGGGCGCTGGCCGCGCTGCCGGAGGTCGCGGTTACCGAGCGGCTGGGACAGCAGGGCCTGCGCTTGCAGAAGCTGGCGCGCGGCCAGGCGCGGCGTCCGCTGGTCGTCGCCGAACCGCCGCTGCGCTTCGAGGAGGCGGCTGAGCTGGAGTATCCGGTGGACCTGATGGAGCCGCTGGCGTTTTTGCTCAACCGCATGATCGAGCAGTTATGCGCGCGCCTCGCCGCCCGCGCGCTGGCGACCAACGAAATCAGACTTCGCCTGGAGTTGGAATCGGAGCGCAATTGCGGAACTGTGGAACTACGGAATTGCGGAATTGAAGATAACGCCGAGAGCAATTCGGCAATTCCGCAGTTCGGCAATTCCACAATTCATGAACGCACGCTGCGGCTTCCGGTACCCATGCTCGATGCGAAGGTTTTTCTCAAGCTGCTGCAACTCGATTTGCAGGCGCATCCGCCGCCGGCGCCGGTGACGAAAATCTGGTTGCAGGCGGAGCCGGCGGAGCCGCGTCGCGCGCAAAACGGACTGTTCGTGCCGCAGGCGCCGGAAGCGGAAAAGCTCTCCGTGACGCTGGCGCGTATGGAGCGCGTGGTAGGGACGTCGACGGTCCCCTCGACTGCGCTCGGGGCAGGCTCTGGTCGGCGGTCTACGGCCGGTGGCCGGTCGCCGGGGATTGGTGGCCAGGAGCGCCGCGTTGGCTCGCCGGAGATTTTGGATACGCATCGGCCGGACGGATTTCGGATGCGCAAGTTCGTGGTGCCGTCGACCGTCGACCGTAGACCGTCGACGACAACGCAGCATTCGAAGTCTCCGCCCATCACCGCGCTCCGTGTCTTTCGTCCTCCGCTGGCGGCGGTCGTGACCCTGCGCGATGGCCGGCCGGCGCAGCTTGCCTCGCCGGACCGCCCCGCCATGCGCGGGGATGTCGTGTGGTGTGCCGGGCCGTGGCGCTCCTCCGGCGAGTGGTGGACCGAGCAAGTTTGGTCGCGCGCGGAGTGGGACGTCGCCGTGCGGAATGAAGAGGGAGTCGTCCTCTATCGCATATTTCGCGATGAGATCGGAGACAAATGGTTGGTCGAGGGAAGCTATGACTGA
- a CDS encoding error-prone DNA polymerase yields the protein MYVELHAASAFSFLAGASVPEELAAVCAERAMPAMAVLDRDGVYGAPRFHLAMKKAGMRAHIGSEITFSRGLSRVPLLVASREGYQNLCRLVTRMKARGPKDAPADIIAASENDLQEHACGLLCLTGGDDGPLALALRRGGREEGKREVGRLVRLFGRDNVYVELQRHFLRDEEARNLALVEIARSLGLPLVATNGVRHAKPEEREILDVFTCLQHHRTLATAGRLLACNHERHLKSPSAMAQLFADLPEAIANTREVSSRLQFTLADLGYEFPRYPLPEGETMMSFLRQRTQEGFQKRYGRAARDLRARARRQVERELALIEKLKLEGYFLIVWDIVRFCREQGILVQGRGSAANSAVCYSLGITAVDPVGMDLLFERFLSEERGEWPDIDLDLPSGEQRERAIQYVYRRYGERGAAMTANVITYRGRMAAREMGKVLGFDEDTVGRLSALVGAWEYKDPDDTLEKQFRCAGFDFRHPRMRKFLALCLAVQDLPRHLGQHSGGMVICQGQLDSVVPLEPASMPGRVVVQWDKEDCADLGIIKVDLLGLGMMAVLEDSIQFIRDRYGEDVDLARLPPDDPTVYAALRRADTVGMFQIESRAQMSCLPRLRPRKFYDIVVQVAIIRPGPIVGKMVNPFLQRRQGREKVTYPHPSLEPVLARTLGVPLFQEQLLRMAMITAGFSGGEAEELRRAMGFKRSAKRMRDIEVKLRAGMTRNGIVPGAQEQIIDSITSFALYGFPESHSASFALLAYASAYLKTHYLAAFTAALLNHQPMGFYHPSTIVKDAQRHGLKVLPVAVTKSDWLCTLEPSMVDGRRSLAHPAANDQRLTTNDFSRATGHRPTTIDRFVVRLGLRYLRGLRQDAACALLREREKRPFDSITDLARRVPELRRTELETLAEIGALNSIGEGNPPRRLGGTEKNLQFATGNLQSEGQPGSKENYILQITNCQSSVSPCLRGGNARFHRRDALWQVASASRGEGPLLRDIPEPDAPSPLQPMDREERLVADFRGTGLSVGPHPMAYRRAELKAKGIRTAAELEKIPHGQFVRAAGCVIARQRPGTARGFVFLSLEDETGIANAIVTPDLFAQHRLLLAGEKFLLIEGVLQNLDNVISVKAERVLPLPVTEAETKSHDFH from the coding sequence ATGTACGTTGAACTTCATGCCGCCTCCGCCTTCAGTTTCCTCGCGGGCGCCAGTGTTCCCGAGGAACTGGCGGCGGTGTGCGCCGAGCGCGCCATGCCCGCCATGGCCGTGCTCGACCGCGACGGCGTGTACGGCGCGCCGCGTTTTCACCTTGCCATGAAAAAGGCAGGCATGAGGGCGCACATCGGGAGCGAGATCACTTTTTCACGTGGATTAAGCCGCGTTCCTCTGCTGGTCGCATCCCGCGAGGGCTACCAGAACCTCTGCCGCCTGGTCACTCGCATGAAAGCGCGTGGTCCGAAAGATGCGCCCGCCGACATCATCGCAGCCAGCGAAAACGATCTGCAAGAACATGCCTGCGGCCTGCTCTGCCTCACCGGCGGCGACGACGGCCCGCTCGCACTGGCGCTGCGCCGCGGCGGACGTGAGGAAGGGAAGCGCGAGGTCGGGCGGTTGGTCCGCCTCTTCGGCCGCGACAATGTCTACGTCGAGTTGCAGCGCCATTTTCTGCGCGACGAAGAAGCGCGCAACCTCGCCCTCGTCGAGATCGCGCGCTCCCTTGGCCTGCCGCTGGTCGCCACCAACGGCGTGCGGCACGCCAAACCCGAAGAGCGCGAAATCCTCGACGTCTTCACCTGTCTCCAGCATCACCGCACGCTCGCCACCGCCGGCCGGCTGCTGGCGTGCAACCACGAGCGCCATCTCAAGTCGCCGTCCGCGATGGCGCAGCTTTTCGCCGATCTCCCGGAGGCCATCGCCAACACCAGGGAAGTTTCCTCTCGCTTGCAGTTCACCCTCGCCGATCTTGGCTACGAATTTCCGCGCTACCCGCTGCCCGAGGGCGAAACCATGATGTCGTTTCTGCGGCAGCGCACGCAAGAAGGCTTCCAGAAACGCTACGGGCGTGCGGCGCGCGACCTGCGGGCGCGCGCCCGCCGCCAGGTGGAGCGCGAACTCGCGCTGATCGAAAAACTCAAGCTCGAAGGATATTTCCTCATCGTCTGGGACATCGTGCGCTTCTGCCGCGAGCAGGGAATTCTGGTTCAGGGGCGCGGCTCGGCCGCCAACAGCGCGGTCTGCTACTCGCTCGGCATCACGGCGGTGGATCCCGTCGGCATGGACCTGCTGTTCGAGCGCTTCCTCAGCGAGGAGCGCGGCGAGTGGCCGGATATTGATCTCGATCTCCCCAGCGGCGAGCAGCGCGAGCGCGCCATTCAATACGTGTACCGCCGCTACGGCGAGCGCGGCGCCGCCATGACCGCCAACGTCATCACCTACCGCGGGCGCATGGCGGCGCGCGAAATGGGCAAGGTGCTCGGCTTCGACGAAGACACCGTCGGCCGCCTCTCCGCGCTGGTCGGCGCCTGGGAATACAAGGACCCGGACGATACGCTGGAAAAGCAATTTCGCTGCGCCGGCTTCGATTTCCGCCATCCCCGCATGCGCAAATTCCTTGCACTCTGCCTCGCCGTTCAGGACTTACCCCGCCATCTCGGGCAGCACTCCGGCGGCATGGTCATCTGCCAGGGACAACTCGATTCGGTAGTGCCGCTGGAGCCGGCCTCGATGCCCGGCCGCGTCGTCGTGCAGTGGGACAAGGAAGACTGCGCCGACCTCGGCATCATCAAAGTGGATCTGCTGGGGCTGGGCATGATGGCGGTTCTCGAAGATTCCATCCAGTTCATCCGCGATCGCTATGGCGAGGACGTTGATCTGGCGCGCCTGCCGCCCGACGACCCCACCGTGTATGCCGCTTTGCGGAGGGCGGACACGGTCGGCATGTTCCAGATCGAAAGTCGGGCGCAGATGTCGTGCCTGCCGCGCCTGCGCCCGCGGAAGTTTTACGACATTGTCGTCCAGGTGGCCATCATCCGCCCCGGCCCGATCGTCGGAAAAATGGTGAACCCGTTTTTGCAGCGCCGTCAGGGAAGAGAAAAGGTCACCTATCCGCATCCGTCGCTGGAGCCGGTGCTGGCGCGCACGCTCGGCGTGCCCCTGTTCCAGGAACAACTGCTGCGCATGGCGATGATCACCGCCGGCTTCAGCGGCGGCGAAGCCGAAGAGTTGCGCCGCGCCATGGGCTTCAAGCGCTCGGCAAAACGCATGCGCGACATTGAGGTCAAGCTGCGCGCGGGCATGACGCGCAACGGCATCGTCCCCGGTGCGCAGGAGCAGATCATTGACTCCATCACCTCGTTCGCGCTTTACGGATTTCCCGAGTCGCACTCGGCCAGCTTTGCCCTGCTCGCCTACGCCAGCGCCTACCTGAAGACGCACTACCTGGCAGCGTTCACTGCGGCCCTGCTCAACCACCAGCCCATGGGTTTTTACCACCCCTCCACCATTGTCAAGGATGCGCAGCGCCACGGGCTGAAGGTTCTCCCCGTCGCTGTAACAAAATCGGATTGGCTGTGTACGTTGGAGCCGTCGATGGTCGATGGTCGACGGTCGTTGGCCCATCCCGCCGCTAACGACCAACGACTAACGACCAACGACTTTTCCCGTGCCACCGGCCATCGACCAACGACCATCGACCGCTTCGTCGTCCGTCTCGGCCTTCGTTACCTCCGCGGCCTCCGCCAAGACGCGGCCTGCGCCCTGCTGCGCGAACGCGAGAAGCGTCCTTTCGACTCCATCACCGATCTGGCGCGCCGCGTCCCCGAACTGCGCCGGACGGAGCTGGAAACCTTGGCCGAGATTGGGGCTCTGAACTCGATCGGAGAAGGCAATCCACCACGGAGACTCGGAGGCACGGAGAAGAATTTGCAATTTGCTACGGGTAATTTGCAAAGTGAAGGCCAACCGGGCAGCAAGGAAAATTACATATTACAAATTACAAATTGCCAATCCTCCGTGTCTCCGTGCCTCCGTGGTGGGAATGCAAGATTTCATCGCCGCGATGCGTTATGGCAGGTCGCGAGCGCCAGCCGCGGCGAGGGACCGCTGCTGCGAGACATCCCCGAACCCGACGCGCCTTCGCCGCTTCAGCCCATGGACCGCGAAGAGCGCCTGGTGGCCGATTTCCGCGGCACCGGCTTGTCCGTCGGCCCGCATCCCATGGCCTACCGCCGCGCCGAACTCAAAGCCAAAGGCATTCGCACCGCCGCCGAGCTGGAAAAAATTCCCCACGGACAATTCGTGCGCGCCGCCGGATGCGTCATCGCTCGCCAGCGTC